The Amycolatopsis umgeniensis DNA segment CTGGATCGCGCCGGCGGAGTGCACCGAGGTCCGCGTGACGCTGACAGACGCCGAGAGGCTCGCGTACGCGACAGCCGAGGCCGAGGAGCGGTACAAGCTGGCGGCGACCGCGGACACCAAGACCAAGGTGATCAAAACGCTGGTGGACCGGCATCCGGGCGAGCCGACGCTGGTCATCGGCGCGTACCTCGACCAGCTGGAGATGATCGGCGACGAACTGGACGCCCCGGTGATCCAGGGCGCGACACGGAACAAGGAACGCGAGGAACTGTTCGACGCGTTCCGGCGCGGTGAGATCAGGACGCTGGTCGTTTCGAAGGTCGCCAACTTCTCGATCGACCTGCCGGAGGCTTCGGTGGCGATCCAGATCTCCGGGACGTTCGGCTCGCGACAGGAAGAAGCGCAGCGGCTCGGACGGCTGCTGCGGCCGAAGGGCGACGGACGGCAGGCGCACTTCTACTCGGTCGTCTCGCGGGACACCGTCGACACGGAGTACGCGGCGCACCGGCAACGGTTCCTGGCCGAACAGGGCTACGCGTACCGGATCGTGGACGCGGACGACCTGCTGCGCCCGATGTGACCCTCGCGTGATCAAGCCCGGATCTCACGTGATCGGGCGCGGAACTCGCGTGATCAAGCACCGCACACCCGAATGCCGCCTCCAGTCACGCGAGTTGCGCGCCCGATCACGTGAGTCCCGTTCCTGATCACGCGAGCGCGGTCCTTGCGCGCGCAACTACCGCATCCAGAGGACTGAACGCGACGGGGCAGCACTCTCCCTTGTGGACGGTGCCGATGGTGCCCCTGTGACTTCAGGGACGCATGAGGCGCCGACCTCGGAATCCCGCAAACGGGGTATCGAAAACTGTCGGTGCTTCGAACTAGTGTTCGGGTAGAGTTGACCGAACACCAGTTCGAGGGGAAGCCGATGACGATCGCACCGTTCCGTCCGGGTACGCCGCCCGTCCAGACCCTGCCGCCCGGCCGGTGGCACGGCCGGATCTGGGTCTCGGACCTGCCCTTGACCAGGCCGGAGCGCTACACCGGCTGTGTCGCCGAGTTCGACCGGTCCGGGTTGTGGCCGGTGCTGATCCCGCACGACCAGCGGTTCGCGGCCAACGGCGAGGACTGGATCGACGATCGTGGCAGGCTCGCCCCCGCCGACCACCGGATCTCCTCGGTGGATCCGGCCGAGGTGCTGGCCCGCTGGTGGGACACGTCGTGCTGCGACGGTGCCTGCCTGCGTCCGTTCGGCGCGAAGTTCCCCGGCCTCGCCCGTCGCCCGTCGCGCCGGGCGGATCCGCTGGCCGAGGCGGGTAACACCGGGTCGATCCTGGCCGCGCGCGGGCCGCACCGGCTCGGGCTGGTGCAGACGGACCGGCCCGCCGACATCCCGGCGATCCTCGGCTGGACGGGCATGATCAAGGCGACCGATCAGGTCCACGAGCTGTCCGCGGTCCTGCGCAGCTGGGAAGACCGCTTCGGCGCGACGCTGACCGTGCTGGGCTTCGACTCGATGGAGCTGTCGGTGGCCGCGCCGCCGCGCACCCAGGGCCGCGCGCTCACGGTCGCTGCCGAGCATCGCTCGTTCTGCCTGCCCGCGTTCGCCGGTCAGCCGGGCAATCTGCGCGAGTTCGCCTCCAGCCTGGTCCAGACCCGCCGGTGGCAGTTCTCGTGGGCCTGAGCGGGCGTTTGCGCCGAGGGGAGAGGGGGAATCAGAGCGGCGGATCAGGAAGGCGGTGATCGACGTCGCCGAGATCAGGATCGGCACTTCGGGCTGGCGCTACCCACCCTGGCGCGGGGACTTCTACCCTCGCGGCCTGGTGCAGCGGCGTGAGCTGGAGTACCTGTCCGGCCGGATGAACTCGGCCGAGATCAACGGCTCGTTCTACTCCCTGCAGCGTCCCGAGCGGTACCGCGCGTGGGCCGCGCAGACACCGGACGACTTCGTCTTCGCCGTCAAGGGCGGCCGGTTCATCACACATCTGAAGCAGCTGCGTGACGTCGAGACGCCGCTGGCGAACTTCTTCGCCTCCGGAGTGCTGGCGCTCGGCCGGAAACTAGGGCCGTTCCTCTGGCAACTGCCACCGCGGCTGGCGTTCGACGCCGAGCGCGTCGAGAGGTTCTTCGAGCTGTTGCCGCGCACCAGTCACGCCGCCGCCGAGCTCGCGAGCGAACACGACGACAAGCTGAAGGCCGAACCGCACACCGACGCGAAGCCTCGCCGGAAGCTCAGGCACGCCGTCGAAGTACGGCATCCGAGCTTCGCCGAGCCCGAGAGTCTCGCGCTGTTCCGGAAGCACGGCATCGCGCTCGTGGTCGCCGACACCGCAGGCGAGTTCCCGTTCGTCGACGAGATGACGAGTGAGGATTTCGCGTACGTCCGCCTGCACGGCGATGAGGAGCTGTACGTCAGCGGGTACGGCGAAAAGGCGCTCCGACGATGGGCTCGCAAGATCGAGGGCTGGGATCGCGACACGTACGTCTACTTCGACAACGACGTGAAGGCCGAGGCGCCGAAGAACGCGATCGCCCTCGCGAAACTCCTGGCGTGAGCCGCGCACGCTGCACAGTCAGCGCACAGTGAGCGGTGTCCTGTTAGGTGACGCGTGAGGTCACGGGCGTACTCGCGTGCTGCGACTGGGGGTCGGCACGCCGGGCGCCCGTGCCTCGCTCAACTTTGGCCGGAGACGAGTGAGGCGAGCTTCGTCCGGACGTCCTCGGCGTCCGGATGCGCGAGCTCGGTCAGCACCCGCACCGAACGCAGCCAGCAGTCACGCGCCGACGAGGGATCGCCGAGCCTGAGATGGATTCCGCCGAGCTGGGCCAGCACGTCGGCCGCCTCGTAGAGCTCGCCGTGGGCGAAGAACATCTCGACGGCCCGGCGCATACAGGCGATCCCCTCGTCGCCGCGGCCGAGCCCGACGAGCGCGGTCCCCTTGGTGTGCAGGGTGAACCGGGCTTCGTCGGGGAGTGCGTGGACCTCGAGCGCCAGTGCCTGGTCGGCGAAGTCGAGCGCCTGCTCGAAACGGCCGGCCTGGGTGGAGATGTCGCCGAGGGCCTGCAGCGCGCTGGCCTCCATTCCGGCACCGACGTTGTGCTCCCGGATGAGCTTCAACGCGCGCGTCCCGTACTCCCACGCCGTGCCGGGGTCCTGGCTGGCCAGGGTGAGGTTGTAGAGAGCCCGCGCCTCCCCTTGCCTGTCTCCGACCTGTCGCTGCAGTTCGACGACCTGCTTCAAGTAGACGATGCTGTCCTCGTACTGGCGCGCGACTCCGCAGACCACGCCCAGTCCACTGAGGATGGCGGCCTCGCCGGAGCGGTCCCCCAGATCGCGGGCGGCACGGAGCGCCACGCCGAACACCGAGCGCCAGTCCTCCAGCCTCGCCCGCACGATGAAGTACGACTGC contains these protein-coding regions:
- a CDS encoding DUF4253 domain-containing protein: MTIAPFRPGTPPVQTLPPGRWHGRIWVSDLPLTRPERYTGCVAEFDRSGLWPVLIPHDQRFAANGEDWIDDRGRLAPADHRISSVDPAEVLARWWDTSCCDGACLRPFGAKFPGLARRPSRRADPLAEAGNTGSILAARGPHRLGLVQTDRPADIPAILGWTGMIKATDQVHELSAVLRSWEDRFGATLTVLGFDSMELSVAAPPRTQGRALTVAAEHRSFCLPAFAGQPGNLREFASSLVQTRRWQFSWA
- a CDS encoding DUF72 domain-containing protein — translated: MIDVAEIRIGTSGWRYPPWRGDFYPRGLVQRRELEYLSGRMNSAEINGSFYSLQRPERYRAWAAQTPDDFVFAVKGGRFITHLKQLRDVETPLANFFASGVLALGRKLGPFLWQLPPRLAFDAERVERFFELLPRTSHAAAELASEHDDKLKAEPHTDAKPRRKLRHAVEVRHPSFAEPESLALFRKHGIALVVADTAGEFPFVDEMTSEDFAYVRLHGDEELYVSGYGEKALRRWARKIEGWDRDTYVYFDNDVKAEAPKNAIALAKLLA